One window from the genome of Pandoraea fibrosis encodes:
- a CDS encoding response regulator transcription factor produces MRILLVEDDTMIGEAMMQALKDASYAADWCRDGDAALAALAAHAYDLMLLDLGLPGRDGWEVLRAHRGAGGHTPIIVVTARDGAEDIIQGLDLGADDFVVKPFEVGELLARMRAVIRRQAGVAVPVLTNGALALDPATHQASYGENSCVLSAREYALLHALMLRPGTILSRDALEHRLYGWGEEIESNMIDFLIHSIRKKLGADVIRNIRGAGWLVPKA; encoded by the coding sequence ATGCGGATATTGCTCGTAGAAGACGACACCATGATCGGTGAGGCCATGATGCAGGCGCTCAAGGACGCCTCGTATGCGGCCGACTGGTGCCGCGACGGCGATGCCGCGCTGGCGGCACTCGCCGCCCATGCCTACGATCTCATGCTGCTCGACCTGGGCCTGCCCGGCCGTGACGGCTGGGAAGTGCTGCGCGCCCACCGCGGCGCAGGCGGGCACACGCCGATCATCGTCGTGACGGCCCGCGACGGTGCGGAGGACATCATTCAGGGGCTCGATCTCGGGGCCGACGACTTCGTCGTGAAACCGTTCGAAGTCGGTGAGTTGCTCGCGCGCATGCGCGCGGTGATCCGTCGCCAGGCAGGCGTGGCCGTGCCGGTACTGACCAACGGCGCCCTCGCGCTCGATCCCGCGACCCATCAGGCAAGCTACGGCGAAAACAGCTGCGTGCTCTCGGCGCGCGAATACGCGTTGCTCCACGCGCTGATGCTGCGCCCCGGCACGATCCTCTCGCGCGACGCGCTGGAACACCGCTTGTACGGCTGGGGGGAAGAGATCGAGAGCAACATGATCGACTTTCTGATCCACTCGATTCGTAAAAAGCTCGGTGCGGATGTCATCCGCAATATCCGTGGCGCAGGCTGGCTGGTGCCCAAGGCATGA
- a CDS encoding sensor histidine kinase produces the protein MMRSLQSRLVVTLSACALGLAIVAGFVSYGSAFREAYRFQDDQLLQLAALVDTRNLAAADSAMHGLPIQDHDYRLTVQRLGGTFPVTLADGFHTVSTGDHTWRAFVRTIAPELRIVVAQPTEGRNEIARNSGLRTALPFVGFVPLLIGAIVVTVRRAWRPVQRLADEIDTRRDIDLHAIDTQGAPTEIEPFIVSINRLLARLAKALDEQRRFVADAAHELRSPVTALVIQSENLDRALAPAGLDTETRNRLTKLKSGLQRTRTLIEQLLTLARAQSAPTVAAAPLTLLPAVHEALEDVFVLADRKQIVLDLIDASSSVPGRSHLRVTGSKRDIVTLLSNLVGNAVRYTPAGGTVSVRLSATGADVVIDVIDSGPGIDADKRERVFDAFYRATEQRDSREHGGEGTGLGLAIVRAIVDRLGGQVVLKDASPTPPRGLHVRVSLPNPDVTSNPSP, from the coding sequence ATGATGCGCTCGTTGCAGTCCCGGCTGGTGGTCACGCTCTCGGCTTGCGCGCTGGGACTGGCCATCGTCGCGGGCTTCGTGTCGTATGGGTCGGCGTTTCGCGAAGCGTACCGATTTCAGGACGATCAACTGCTGCAACTGGCTGCCCTCGTCGATACGCGCAATCTGGCTGCCGCCGACAGCGCCATGCACGGGCTGCCGATTCAGGATCACGATTACCGGCTGACGGTTCAGCGCCTTGGCGGCACCTTCCCGGTCACCCTCGCCGACGGCTTTCACACGGTGAGCACGGGCGACCACACATGGCGGGCGTTCGTGCGCACGATCGCACCGGAATTGCGCATCGTCGTTGCCCAGCCGACGGAAGGCCGTAACGAGATCGCCCGTAACAGTGGCCTGCGCACCGCGCTGCCCTTCGTGGGTTTCGTGCCGTTGCTGATCGGCGCCATTGTCGTGACGGTACGCCGCGCATGGCGGCCGGTACAACGTCTGGCCGACGAAATCGATACGCGGCGAGATATCGACCTGCATGCCATCGATACCCAGGGTGCTCCCACGGAAATCGAGCCGTTCATCGTCTCGATCAATCGCCTGCTGGCCCGGCTGGCCAAGGCGCTCGACGAGCAGCGCCGGTTCGTTGCCGACGCAGCCCACGAATTGCGCTCGCCCGTCACGGCGCTCGTGATCCAGTCCGAGAACCTCGACCGGGCACTCGCGCCAGCGGGGCTCGACACGGAAACGCGCAATCGCCTCACCAAGCTCAAGAGCGGCTTGCAGCGCACGCGTACCCTGATCGAACAACTGCTGACACTCGCCAGAGCGCAAAGCGCCCCGACGGTCGCCGCCGCCCCGCTCACGCTGCTGCCCGCCGTGCATGAGGCGCTCGAAGACGTGTTCGTCCTTGCCGACCGCAAGCAGATCGTGCTCGACCTGATCGATGCGTCGTCGAGCGTGCCCGGCCGCTCCCATCTGCGGGTAACGGGATCGAAACGCGATATTGTCACGCTGCTAAGTAATCTTGTTGGCAACGCCGTGCGTTATACCCCTGCGGGCGGCACCGTCTCGGTCCGTCTGTCGGCGACAGGCGCCGACGTGGTCATCGACGTGATCGACTCGGGCCCCGGGATCGACGCCGACAAACGCGAGCGCGTGTTCGATGCGTTTTACCGGGCGACCGAGCAACGAGACTCGCGCGAGCATGGCGGCGAAGGAACCGGGCTGGGCCTGGCTATCGTGCGCGCCATCGTCGATCGCCTCGGCGGGCAGGTTGTTCTGAAGGACGCCAGCCCGACACCGCCGCGCGGTCTTCATGTCCGCGTCTCGTTACCGAACCCCGACGTCACCTCCAACCCCAGCCCCTGA
- a CDS encoding molybdopterin-dependent oxidoreductase encodes MKKREFLAGAAALGASVPAFAKAAGSSGSPTTPLVTISGAIRQRNRGPVDPALDQLFHKQLVRFDAAYAFDFGMLARLPTQTIRPTLEYDAKPHTLRGPHLIDVLAQAGVPGNAQTQVLLRAIDGYIVSTTLEQVRNYRFLLATHLDDKPLPLGGLGPLWAVYDPAQIPLLAGKPLKERFSLCPWGVYHIQINAVA; translated from the coding sequence ATGAAAAAAAGAGAATTTCTGGCTGGTGCAGCCGCACTCGGCGCGTCGGTGCCGGCGTTCGCCAAGGCAGCCGGTTCGTCGGGATCGCCCACTACGCCGCTCGTCACGATCAGTGGCGCCATCCGGCAGCGCAATCGAGGGCCTGTCGATCCGGCACTCGATCAGCTTTTTCATAAGCAACTGGTGCGCTTCGATGCCGCCTATGCCTTCGATTTCGGTATGCTCGCGCGCCTGCCCACGCAGACGATCCGCCCCACGCTGGAATACGATGCCAAGCCACATACGCTGCGAGGTCCGCATCTGATCGATGTGCTCGCGCAAGCGGGTGTCCCCGGTAACGCCCAAACGCAGGTGCTGCTGCGCGCCATCGACGGGTATATCGTTTCGACCACGCTTGAGCAGGTTCGCAACTATCGGTTCCTGCTCGCCACGCATCTCGACGACAAGCCGCTCCCGCTCGGCGGTCTGGGGCCGTTGTGGGCAGTCTATGACCCGGCGCAGATTCCCTTGCTCGCGGGCAAACCGCTCAAGGAGCGGTTCTCGCTTTGCCCGTGGGGCGTTTATCACATTCAGATCAACGCCGTTGCCTGA
- a CDS encoding DEAD/DEAH box helicase codes for MSFASLGLMDPLQRNLQDLNYQTPTPVQAKAIPAVLSGKDVMAAAQTGTGKTAGFALPLLQRLVQHGPAVSSNRARVLVLVPTRELAEQVLQSFIDYGKGLDLRFLAAYGGVSINPQMMKLRKGVDVLVATPGRLLDLHRQNAVQFDQIQALVLDEADRMLDLGFARELNAVFAALPAKRQTLLFSATFSDEIRTLAASILRDPVDISVSAPNATASKVKQWVVPVDKKNKPDLFMHLVAENRWEHALVFVKTRNGVEYLAAILDEAGYAVDTIHGDKPQPARLRALERFKTGEVSMLVATDVAARGLDIDDLPLVINVDLPIVAQDYVHRIGRTGRAGASGVAVSLVCADEAPQLAAIEALIRQTLPREEEPGFEAEHRVPQTSATGQIIKKPKKPKKPKGLQVTPGAVQVRRQQPHTQGGENKRKPVTRPGKDASVSSGNPFGAPKPHGKPAGKPPSGSRKPAAKPLGGRGKRQP; via the coding sequence ATGTCTTTTGCCTCACTTGGCCTGATGGATCCCTTGCAGCGCAATCTGCAGGATCTCAACTACCAGACACCCACGCCGGTACAGGCCAAGGCGATTCCTGCTGTGCTCAGCGGTAAGGACGTCATGGCTGCGGCGCAGACGGGCACAGGCAAGACGGCGGGTTTTGCGCTGCCACTGTTGCAGCGGCTGGTGCAGCACGGGCCCGCCGTGTCGAGCAACCGCGCACGCGTTCTGGTGCTGGTGCCGACGCGCGAACTGGCCGAACAGGTGCTACAGAGCTTTATCGATTACGGCAAAGGCCTGGACCTGCGATTTCTGGCGGCCTATGGCGGCGTCAGTATCAATCCCCAAATGATGAAGTTGCGCAAAGGCGTGGATGTTCTCGTTGCCACGCCGGGCCGTTTGCTCGACCTGCATCGTCAGAACGCCGTGCAGTTCGATCAGATACAAGCGCTCGTGCTGGACGAAGCCGACCGCATGCTGGATCTGGGTTTTGCGCGCGAACTGAACGCCGTCTTTGCTGCCTTGCCCGCGAAGCGCCAGACCCTGCTGTTCTCTGCCACGTTTTCCGACGAAATCCGCACCCTGGCGGCGAGTATTCTGCGCGACCCGGTCGACATCAGCGTCAGCGCGCCCAATGCGACCGCGAGCAAGGTCAAGCAGTGGGTGGTGCCGGTGGACAAAAAGAACAAGCCCGACCTCTTCATGCATCTGGTGGCCGAAAACCGCTGGGAGCATGCTCTGGTGTTCGTCAAAACGCGCAACGGGGTGGAGTATCTGGCGGCCATCCTCGATGAAGCGGGCTACGCGGTCGACACCATCCACGGTGACAAACCGCAACCCGCGCGCCTGCGCGCACTGGAGCGTTTCAAGACGGGCGAAGTCTCGATGCTTGTGGCCACCGACGTGGCTGCGCGCGGGCTGGATATCGACGACCTGCCACTGGTGATCAACGTCGATCTGCCGATCGTGGCGCAAGACTATGTGCACCGGATCGGCCGCACGGGTCGCGCCGGGGCGAGCGGGGTGGCGGTATCCCTCGTGTGTGCCGACGAAGCGCCGCAACTCGCAGCGATCGAAGCGCTGATCCGGCAAACGTTGCCCCGGGAAGAGGAGCCGGGCTTTGAGGCCGAACATCGTGTGCCGCAAACGAGCGCGACTGGGCAGATCATCAAGAAACCCAAAAAGCCGAAGAAGCCCAAGGGGTTGCAAGTTACGCCGGGTGCTGTTCAGGTGCGGCGTCAACAGCCGCACACGCAAGGTGGCGAGAACAAGCGCAAGCCGGTAACGCGCCCGGGAAAAGACGCAAGCGTGTCCAGCGGTAACCCGTTTGGCGCGCCCAAGCCCCATGGCAAACCCGCCGGCAAGCCTCCTTCGGGTTCACGTAAGCCTGCGGCAAAGCCATTGGGTGGTCGCGGAAAACGCCAGCCGTGA